The DNA segment AGACAGAGGTTGAGTATCGCACGACCGGTTTACCAACAAATCAATAGATCGGCAAACTACAGATATCATATAAGGGATGTTCTAAAAGTAAAAGGTAAGTTTTAAAAAGGGCAGCAATCGACAGGAATACAATTAAATAGACTCTTTATTAATAACGTTCTATACATATGtaatttaaaataaaactaaagtattcttcatattttctTAAAATTCACTTAATGCGACGGCAGTGGCTTGGAAATCGTCATGGGAAATAGAAATGTTGATCTTCTTGACACCAGCGCTGTCAGCAGTTTTCTTAGCAGCATCGTTCAATTTAACTTGTGGAGCACCATTGTTATCACGGGTGAtctcaatatcaattaaagATGCGCCAGCACCTTGGGATTTAACGCCCAAAGCCTTGAAAACAGCCTCCTTAGCAGACCAAGTACCGGTGTAAGAAGCGGATGGAGAGGAAGACTTATCACAGTAAGCACGTTCAGCCGCAGTGAAGTTTCTTTCAAGGAAAGTTTCGTTGTCCAAGTTAAGCGCTGAGATTAATTCGACATCAACACCAACACCTTTAGAAGACTTGTTTAATGAGCTTAAAGCTTTACCAGTAGAATCAGCAACCTCGCTAACATAAGACTTTGACGATTGAATTGATTTGTTGGAGAAGCTTAACTCATCCTTACCAACTTCAACACGGGCAAGAGGGTCTAAGTAAACTGGTTGTTCCAATTCGTCACCGTATGGAGGATGTTCCTTAGCAACAAACATAGTGTTACGGGTAATAGCATTATGCATGTAACGGTATGCCTTCTTGTTACGAGCAGTAACTTTGGTGGCATAGGATTCATAAGTAGCTTGGTCTAAGATACCGAATAAGTAATCTGGGTGAACTGCAATTGCTTGAGCACCCTTTTGGCCAAAACCGAAAGAAGTAACTGAAACAGCTTTAATACCATCGGTTTGGATAGATCTAGATGGATATAAGACGTATTCGTATTCTTCTAAGATCTTGTCGACGTTATCGGCATTTCTGTTACCTGGAACAAGACCcgaattcaagatttgaaTAGCACCATTCAACATCCAAGCACCAGCAGCACCCTTTGGATGACCAGTTAAGTATTTTTGGAAAACACCAAAGACTGGGTTACCTTCACTTCTACCCAAatgtttcatcatcttgTTAATAGTGGCTGATTCATTCTTATCGTTGGCGACAGTAGAAGTACCATGGAATGAAGCAACACCTAAGTCATCGATAGTCAAACCGAAGGCAGCCAAAGATCCTCTCAATGGAGCAATTCTTGGATCAGACttaaagaaattgttaCCCCATTGTTTCTTAGCATCAGAAATTTGACGCTTAGCTTCACGGTGAATTTCTTCGGTACGTTCACGGAAGAAATCACTTGAAGAGAATTCAGTACCATATTCTTCCTTAGCTAATTCAACCTCTTCATTCaagtattcaatttcaccTTCTTCCCAACACTTAACTTGTTGCAATCTTTGTTTCAATTGACGAGATCTATACTTGATGTTCAACATTTGCGATGGGTACTTCAAGTCACCGTGATGTTCACGCGCGGTGGTCAAAATACCCTTACCTGGAGCAGGAACAGATCTACCGATCTTATCAGAGGCGGTAGCAGTCATAGCTAAGACGGCATAAATTGGAACACCCATTTTGATTGCTAAATCAGCATTCATAATAACTTGAATACCGGAACCTTGAGCTTCCATGAAACCGTTTCTGCTGGTAGTAGCTGGTCTCGACATTTCCTTTGGAGTTCTTCCGTGTTCGAACTCCTTGTTAGAGTTAGAAGTGGCGTTCATATTAGCGAATTCATAAGaaccttcttcttggaaATCATCATAACCACCAACAATAACAACCTTAGCTTTACCAGATAACAAAGTTTCAATACCAATATCGACGGATTCAACGGCAGTTGCACATGCACCGACTGGTGTTTTGATTGGACCTGACGATGATAATAACAACATATTAACCCATGCAGACATCGTGTTGATGAAAGATTCTTGTAAGATATCGTTTTGAACAGGCTTGTCGGCGTATCTGTCTCTGAACATACCACGTAAAGCAGAAACACCACCCATACCAGAACCGGAACAGTTACCAACCTCTGAGATATGAACGTATTTATAGAATTCATAAGGATCGGTGATACCAGCTGATAATAATGCTTCCACGGTAGAGACCAAGACGTACAAGGTGATTGGATCAACTTGGTTAATGGTGTCTTCGGAAATACCATAACGACGAGCGTTCCATCCAGAAGGAATTTGACCAGCAACAAGACGGTCAAACCTCAAGGCCTTTGGTACGTACAAGCTAGCACCCTTCAACAATTTGACAGTGTATTCTCCTGAATCTTggatttcaaaaatttcacaCTTATCGCCATGTTctaatttatattgttcGGCTGTTTCCTTGGAAGTTTCAAATGCTTCTAAGTCGTGTTGGATCACGACTTCTTGAATCatttgcttcttctttggaTCATATCCATGGAACAATTCTGGTTCAATCAAACGAATACCAGAGTGATCTaagatttcttcttcatatttACTCTTGATATCCTTGTCATCAACTGGTTGTTCAGTCTTGGTATCAACCCAACCACAGTATGGCTTACCCTTCAACTTACCATTATGGTACTTGATTAAGCCCATGATCCAGGCCATTTCAATACAACCTTCCAATGAAAATTCACCATTAGCTTCCATTTCCCATCTAGTTCTAGAGTTACCCCATGGACCAACTTCAGAGAAACCAGTAACAACAATAACATTTTCTAAGTCTAACATACCTTCTAAATCTGGTGCGATCttcttaatttcatcataaGACTTCAAGGTTGGGAATTCGAATTTCATATTAGATCTTGGTTGAACAGTAACCTTAGAATAGTTGGCATCAACATTATCACCATTAATGACCTTCTGTTCAATGGCAGATTCGATGGAGACAGCTCTTCTAATATCAGCAGTTTCAGTTAAATCACTTCTCAATTTAGATGTGAATTCCTTCAAGTTGTCAATGAATTGTAAACCACCGTTCAAGTCGGCCATAACAGGTTCTTCCTGACataattgaacaa comes from the Debaryomyces hansenii CBS767 chromosome B complete sequence genome and includes:
- a CDS encoding DEHA2B10032p (highly similar to uniprot|P19097 Saccharomyces cerevisiae YPL231W FAS2 Alpha subunit of fatty acid synthetase which catalyzes the synthesis of long-chain saturated fatty acids) yields the protein MRPEIEQELSHTLLTELLAYQFASPVRWIETQDVFLKQHNTERVVEIGPSPTLSGMASRTIKAKYESYDAALSLQRQVLCYSKDPKEIYYTPDPADLEPPAKEEAAPAEAAPAAAAPAAAAAPAAPAGAGPAASIPDEPVKASLLLQALVAQKLKKSLDAIPMSKAIKDLVGGKSTVQNEILGDLGKEFGSTPEKPEDTPLEELAEQFQDNFNGQLGKTSTSLIGRLMSSKMPGGFSITIARKYLESRYGLGSGRQDSVLLLALTQEPAGRFGSEGEAKEYLDTMANKYATIAGISLTSASSQGQEGAGGAVIDSAALDAMTAESKKMARQQLEVFARYLQVDLNQGAKSFIKEKEASAVLQKELDLWEAEHGEFYAQGIKPTFSPLKSRTYDSYWNWARQDVLSMYFDIIFGKLSSIDRETINQCIQIMNRANPTLIKFMQYHIDHTPEYKGETYKLAKRLGQQLIDNCKQTMSLDPVYKDVSKITGPSTTVDAKGKINYQEVNKESVRKFEQYVYEMAQGGAMTKQQSQPTIQEDLARVYKAITKQASKNTKVEIEQLYTQLINYVESSNEIEVSKSTKSFLPTGTNTPTEEDELSTSSGASEDDEIASLPDKTSILEPVSSTIPPETIPFLNLQRKSKSGRWDYDHKLSSTYLDGLESGAVNGLTFNNKYVLVTGAGAGSIGAEILQGLISGGAKVIVTTSRFSKKVTEYYQTMYSRYGASGSTLIVVPFNQGSKQDVDSLVEYIYNDPKKGGLGWDLDVIIPFAAIPENGNGIDNIDSKSEFAHRIMLTNLLRLLGAVKSRKNTDTRPAQCILPLSPNHGIFGFDGLYSESKISLETLFNRWYSEDWGSKLTICGAIIGWTRGTGLMGGNNIIAEGIEKLGVRTFSQKEMAFNILGLLTPEIVQLCQEEPVMADLNGGLQFIDNLKEFTSKLRSDLTETADIRRAVSIESAIEQKVINGDNVDANYSKVTVQPRSNMKFEFPTLKSYDEIKKIAPDLEGMLDLENVIVVTGFSEVGPWGNSRTRWEMEANGEFSLEGCIEMAWIMGLIKYHNGKLKGKPYCGWVDTKTEQPVDDKDIKSKYEEEILDHSGIRLIEPELFHGYDPKKKQMIQEVVIQHDLEAFETSKETAEQYKLEHGDKCEIFEIQDSGEYTVKLLKGASLYVPKALRFDRLVAGQIPSGWNARRYGISEDTINQVDPITLYVLVSTVEALLSAGITDPYEFYKYVHISEVGNCSGSGMGGVSALRGMFRDRYADKPVQNDILQESFINTMSAWVNMLLLSSSGPIKTPVGACATAVESVDIGIETLLSGKAKVVIVGGYDDFQEEGSYEFANMNATSNSNKEFEHGRTPKEMSRPATTSRNGFMEAQGSGIQVIMNADLAIKMGVPIYAVLAMTATASDKIGRSVPAPGKGILTTAREHHGDLKYPSQMLNIKYRSRQLKQRLQQVKCWEEGEIEYLNEEVELAKEEYGTEFSSSDFFRERTEEIHREAKRQISDAKKQWGNNFFKSDPRIAPLRGSLAAFGLTIDDLGVASFHGTSTVANDKNESATINKMMKHLGRSEGNPVFGVFQKYLTGHPKGAAGAWMLNGAIQILNSGLVPGNRNADNVDKILEEYEYVLYPSRSIQTDGIKAVSVTSFGFGQKGAQAIAVHPDYLFGILDQATYESYATKVTARNKKAYRYMHNAITRNTMFVAKEHPPYGDELEQPVYLDPLARVEVGKDELSFSNKSIQSSKSYVSEVADSTGKALSSLNKSSKGVGVDVELISALNLDNETFLERNFTAAERAYCDKSSSPSASYTGTWSAKEAVFKALGVKSQGAGASLIDIEITRDNNGAPQVKLNDAAKKTADSAGVKKINISISHDDFQATAVALSEF